In a single window of the Neospora caninum Liverpool complete genome, chromosome VIIa genome:
- a CDS encoding Predicted CDS Pa_1_8910, related: MERNSGIQFVNKPVEILRPKDDDPLQLHSVYNMTFQVALLGGDRSRACALASNVLHLTRLYIRGALSFEQVNDELDRVWCGYPGWHHVLRLKELILSVAPEDFEKNRRVTMLMNLLDDKQARGSHFASDGLRAACELFLQDLENRSPTLRLEVDHLVKRSLREAFPPASTMQRLASLLGKHPHSCEKLGVLTRLAIDLRAKGSCNSRKRRRQDFEEGLSDILKHERCASQKKAKADMTEASTAAAVAAGFITDYLPTLLQSTAETLAPFIVPARFRSQQLLMQLVGPKWLPLIYMILDEWNDGLFTKEQAMDSLTCIAGSDSRARNALRPLFTLLESKKGARQRHMTGSLSRQLYDMWERRGSSYRRLPPDWPLLECSGRDALCWEVFNDSWASIPDSSESQARFTNRHEEQLLLLEDTRYEWDLRIGRLEATLRRLERITEQLTMIAPERRRCATVRVSTFSQLDATILRTIFGQNTEQVVSSICLSPLTSIPIVHDTLVTKLKQWRAMRYFLQLGWTQQEAPHWAGAIDFKKRFIGRPGAEEDAGSLDHSSSRPSGRPADRMQTLIRSAAVAPHSSEARLSMAS, encoded by the exons ATGGAGAGAAATAGTGGCATTCAGTTTGTCAACAAACCTGTCGAAATTCTTCGGCCAAAAGATGATGATCCTCTACAG CTGCATTCTGTCTACAACATGACCTTTCAGGTAGCCCTTCTGGGGGGAGATCGAAGTCGTGCCTGTGCGCTAGCCTCAAATGTATTACATTTGACGCGGTTGTATATCCGCGGGGCCTTGTCGTTCGAGCAAGTCAACGATGAGTTGGATAGAGTGTGGTGTGGGTACCCGGGCTGGCATCACGTTCTCCGATTGAAGGAGCTGATATTATCCGTTGCGCCGGAGGACTTCGAGAAGAATCGGCGAGTCACCATGCTCATGAATCTTTTGGATGATAAACAAG CGCGGGGTTCTCATTTTGCCTCTGACGGCCTCCGAGCTGCTTGTGAGCTTTTCCTCCAAGATTTGGAAAATCGGTCCCCGACTCTTCGCCTAGAGGTTGACCATCTGGTGAAACGATCGTTGAGGGAGGCTTTTCCTCCCGCCTCTACGATGCAGCGGCTGGCTTCCTTGCTCGGGAAGCACCCACATAGTTGTGAGAAGCTTGGCGTCCTCACTCGTCTTGCCATTGACCTTAGAGCGAAAGGTTCTTGCAATTCcaggaagcggaggcggcagGACTTCGAGGAGGGACTGTCTGACATTTTGAAGCACGAGAGATGCGCGAGTCAG aagaaagcgaaggctgACATGACAGAGGCGTCCACTGCAGCCGCTGTTGCAGCAGGATTTATAACCGACTACTTACCGACTCTTTTGCAGTCAACCGCCGAAACTCTCGCACCTTTCATTGTTCCGGCTCGGTTTCGGAGTCAGCAGCTTCTCATGCAGCTCGTAGGACCGAAATGGCTTCCATTGATTTATATGATCCTCGACGAATGGAACGACGGTCTCTTCACCAAGGAACAG GCGATGGATTCACTGACGTGCATTGCTGGCTCTGACTCCAGAGCCCGCAACGCTCTGCGACCGCTTTTCACTTTGCTGGAAAGCAAGAAGGGCGCCAGGCAACGCCATATGACGGGCTCCCTCAGTCGCCAGTTGTACGATATGTGGGAACGACGAGGTTCTTCCTATCGGCGACTGCCCCCCGACTGGCCTTTGCTTGAGTGTAGCGGCCGGGACGCACTCTGCTGGGAGGTGTTCAACGACAG TTGGGCGTCCATTCCAGATAGTTCCGAGAGTCAGGCGCGATTCACGAACCGCCACGAAGAGCAGTTGCTTCTTCTAGAAGACACACGGTATGAGTGGGACCTCCGCATCGGAAGGCTGGAGGCGACTCTTCGACGACTAGAGCGTATCACGGAGCAACTGACAATGATagctccagagagacgccgctgcGCTACAGTTCGTGTTAGTACCTTCAGCCAGCTGGATGCGACCATTCTCAGGACGATCTTCGGGCAAAATACCGAACAG GTCGTGTCAAGCAtctgcctgtcgcctctAACCTCAATCCCGATTGTCCACGACACACTGGTGACAAAGCTCAAGCAATGGCGCGCGATGCGTTACTTCCTCCAGCTTGGCTGGACGCAACAAGAGGCGCCGCACTGGGCAGGAGCGATTGATTTCAAGAAGCGTTTCATTGGTCGCCcgggcgcggaagaagacgcggggtCTCTTGATCACTCGAGTTCCCGGCCTTCAGGACGGCCGGCTgaccgcatgcagacgctCATTCGCTCCGCTGCAGTTGCGCCGCACTCCAGTGAAGCGCGGTTGTCGATGGCAAGCTAA